The Ascaphus truei isolate aAscTru1 chromosome 3, aAscTru1.hap1, whole genome shotgun sequence genome includes a region encoding these proteins:
- the LOC142490445 gene encoding sialidase-3-like, whose product MAGSGSPRTMTLFHQEPSGVTYRIPALLYIQQSHTFLAFAEKRSSPSDQDAMYLVMRRGVHADCAVHWEHMIALTSAKLPGHRTMNPCPVYDAESGTVFLFFICVRSNCSEMFQILTGKNAARLCYITSSDHGETWSRLIDVTEEVIGGDLKNCATLAVGPGHGIQAQSGRLIIPAYLYYIHSRVRCLPIPCTTKPHSFTFYSDDHGRSWRKGRMLWKQRTGECEVAELECSDGSCLLYCSARTREHYRVEAVSSNQGMDFGKTHYCKKLCEPPNGCQGSVVSYLAQEENRQRDQSDASAKAEESFPENDILSWLIYSHPTSRKRREDLGIYLNKSPLVPSSWNHPWIMNKGPCGYSDLAACQDSGTFGCLFETGVEDACEKITFRRFTLEELMGNLHKS is encoded by the exons ATGGCCGGATCGGGTTCTCCCAGAACGATGACTCTGTTCCATCAGGAGCCCAGCGGGGTAACATACCGTATACCTGCCCTTCTCTACATCCAGCAATCGCACACCTTCCTGGCCTTTGCAGAGAAACGCTCCTCGCCTAGTGACCAGGACGCTATGTACTTGGTAATGAGGAGAGGTGTGCACGCAGACTGTGCCGTTCAT TGGGAGCACATGATCGCGCTGACGTCTGCCAAGTTACCAGGTCATCGCACCATGAACCCATGCCCCGTTTACGATGCAGAGAGCGGGACTGTGTTCCTCTTCTTCATCTGCGTGCGGTCAAACTGCAGCGAGATGTTCCAGATCCTCACGGGGAAGAACGCAGCCAGGCTCTGCTACATCACCAGCAGCGACCACGGGGAAACCTGGAGCCGCCTGATAGATGTGACCGAGGAGGTAATTGGGGGTGACCTCAAGAACTGCGCCACGCTTGCAGTCGGTCCAGGGCACGGCATCCAGGCACAGTCTGGGAGGCTGATAATACCCGCTTACCTCTATTATATCCACTCCCGCGTCCGCTGCCTGCCGATCCCCTGCACGACCAAGCCTCATTCTTTCACCTTCTACAGCGATGACCACGGGAGAAGCTGGCGCAAAGGGCGCATGCTCTGGAAGCAGAGGACCGGGGAGTGCGAGGTGGCAGAATTGGAATGCAGCGATGGCTCGTGCCTCCTCTACTGCAGCGCTCGGACGCGCGAGCACTACAGAGTGGAAGCTGTCAGTAGCAACCAGGGCATGGATTTCGGCAAGACCCACTACTGCAAGAAACTGTGTGAGCCGCCCAATGGCTGCCAGGGAAGCGTGGTGAGTTACTTAGCCCAGGAGGAAAACCGTCAGAGGGACCAAAGTGATGCCAGTGCGAAGGCTGAGGAATCCTTTCCGGAGAACGACATCCTGTCGTGGCTTATCTATTCTCACCCGACCAgcaggaagaggagggaagacctGGGCATCTACTTAAACAAGTCTCCCTTGGTGCCATCCAGTTGGAACCACCCTTGGATCATGAACAAGGGCCCATGTGGGTATTCGGACTTGGCAGCCTGCCAGGATTCAGGCACCTTCGGATGCCTGTTTGAGACTGGCGTAGAGGACGCGTGTGAGAAAATCACCTTCAGGAGGTTCACACTGGAAGAGCTCATGGGCAATTTGCACAAATCTTGA